The Fusobacterium necrophorum subsp. necrophorum genome has a window encoding:
- a CDS encoding IS30 family transposase — MVQQKYTIKREKGKHLTSIERGKIEAYFKLGYSKTKIAQLIDVSRRTIQREIKRGWVEGLQNSDLSLYDTYSAHKAQRKYNDSQRKKEGNLKIDKNYELINFLENSMLIDKNSPYAALESAKKKGFNVNISLKTLYNYIHKELFIKFTEKDMCYKKDIRKKSLKEKRIRKQGGKSIEQRAQLINNREEIGHFEMDTVVGKRGSSSCLLVLTDRKSRLEVIRKLKSKTVKDVVETVKNIVREYPELIKTITSDNGSEFMNAEAIEELGIEYFYAHSYSSGERGSNENNNKLIRRYIKKGVDIGSISEEEIIRIEEWMNSYPRKLFNGKSSLEVYSKELTKYFS; from the coding sequence ATGGTTCAACAAAAGTATACTATAAAAAGAGAAAAAGGTAAACATTTAACTTCCATTGAAAGAGGAAAAATTGAAGCTTACTTTAAATTAGGGTATTCTAAAACTAAGATTGCTCAGTTAATTGATGTTTCTAGGAGAACTATTCAAAGAGAAATTAAAAGAGGTTGGGTAGAAGGATTACAAAACTCTGATTTATCTCTTTACGACACATACTCTGCGCATAAAGCTCAAAGAAAATATAATGATTCTCAAAGAAAAAAAGAAGGTAATTTAAAAATAGATAAGAATTATGAATTAATTAATTTTCTAGAAAACTCTATGCTTATTGATAAAAATTCTCCCTATGCAGCTTTAGAAAGTGCTAAAAAGAAGGGTTTCAATGTAAATATATCATTAAAAACATTGTATAACTATATTCATAAAGAATTATTTATAAAATTTACTGAGAAAGATATGTGTTACAAAAAAGATATAAGAAAAAAATCTCTCAAAGAAAAAAGAATAAGAAAACAAGGAGGAAAATCAATAGAACAAAGGGCACAGCTAATTAATAATAGAGAGGAAATAGGTCATTTTGAGATGGACACTGTTGTAGGCAAAAGAGGAAGCTCTTCATGTCTTTTAGTTCTTACAGATAGAAAATCAAGATTAGAAGTAATAAGAAAATTAAAGTCTAAAACAGTAAAAGATGTTGTGGAAACAGTAAAAAATATTGTTAGAGAATATCCAGAACTAATAAAGACAATTACAAGTGATAATGGAAGCGAATTTATGAATGCTGAAGCAATAGAAGAGTTAGGAATAGAATACTTTTATGCGCATAGTTATAGTTCAGGAGAAAGAGGAAGTAATGAAAATAATAATAAATTAATTAGGCGCTATATAAAAAAGGGAGTAGATATAGGTTCTATAAGCGAAGAAGAAATAATAAGAATAGAAGAGTGGATGAATTCATATCCAAGAAAATTATTTAATGGGAAAAGTTCCTTAGAAGTATATTCTAAAGAACTTACAAAATATTTTTCTTAG
- a CDS encoding aminopeptidase: protein MFEKTEKWSGEEGKKIFPFSEDYRQFLSKVKTEREFVKEGIVLAEKNGFRAAETFKQYQAGDKIYYVNRNKNLVLAIIGQEDLEQGIHYVVSHIDSPRLDLKANPLYEELDLAYMRTHYYGGIKKYQWASIPLALHGVVALESGEVVEISLGEEEEEPVFTIPDLLPHLAGKYQGERKTGEVIQGEELQILVGSIPTKVENKEVKDTIKQNILDILKRNYGMEEEDFISAELELVPAGKARDIGFDKSMIGAYGQDDRVCAYTSLRAILEITNIPVKTAVCFLADKEEIGSTGSTGLQSDFLNYFTGDMLEKTKGKFHEMMLRRTLWNSRALSSDVNVAMDPIFKGVHDAQNAAKVGSGVVLTKYTGARGKSGTNDADAEYVAYIRKILNEGEVCWQTGMLGKVDEGGGGTVAMFLAHLGINTIDIGPGLLAMHSPFEVASKFDIYHTYKAYKVFYQAK, encoded by the coding sequence ATGTTTGAGAAAACAGAAAAATGGTCCGGAGAAGAGGGGAAAAAAATATTTCCTTTTTCGGAAGACTATCGTCAATTTTTATCAAAGGTGAAAACCGAGAGAGAATTTGTAAAAGAGGGGATTGTCTTAGCGGAAAAGAATGGTTTTCGTGCGGCGGAAACTTTTAAACAATATCAGGCAGGGGATAAAATTTACTATGTTAACCGAAATAAAAATTTAGTGTTGGCTATTATCGGACAGGAAGATTTGGAACAGGGGATTCATTATGTGGTATCTCATATTGATTCCCCAAGATTGGATTTAAAAGCCAATCCCTTGTATGAGGAATTGGATTTGGCGTATATGAGAACTCACTACTACGGAGGAATTAAAAAATATCAATGGGCTTCGATACCTTTAGCGTTGCATGGAGTGGTAGCTTTGGAGTCCGGGGAAGTGGTTGAGATTTCTTTAGGAGAAGAGGAGGAAGAACCGGTCTTTACGATTCCGGATTTGTTACCGCATTTGGCTGGAAAGTATCAAGGAGAACGAAAAACAGGGGAAGTGATACAGGGGGAAGAGCTTCAAATTTTAGTGGGAAGCATTCCGACCAAAGTAGAAAATAAAGAAGTAAAAGATACAATTAAACAAAATATTTTAGATATTTTGAAACGGAATTATGGAATGGAAGAAGAAGATTTTATATCGGCGGAATTGGAACTGGTTCCTGCAGGAAAGGCAAGAGATATCGGCTTTGATAAATCCATGATAGGTGCTTATGGACAGGATGACAGGGTTTGTGCCTATACTTCTTTGCGGGCTATTTTGGAAATTACGAATATTCCTGTGAAAACTGCGGTTTGTTTTTTAGCGGATAAAGAAGAAATCGGTTCGACAGGAAGTACAGGATTGCAATCGGATTTCTTAAATTATTTTACCGGAGATATGTTGGAAAAAACAAAGGGGAAGTTCCATGAAATGATGTTACGGAGAACTCTGTGGAATTCAAGAGCTTTGTCTTCCGATGTCAATGTGGCAATGGATCCTATTTTTAAGGGAGTACACGATGCTCAAAATGCTGCAAAAGTAGGAAGCGGAGTGGTTCTTACAAAATATACGGGAGCAAGAGGAAAAAGCGGAACCAATGATGCGGATGCGGAGTATGTTGCCTATATCCGAAAGATTTTAAATGAGGGAGAGGTTTGTTGGCAAACAGGAATGTTAGGAAAAGTGGATGAAGGTGGAGGAGGAACTGTAGCCATGTTCTTAGCACATTTAGGAATTAACACGATTGATATTGGACCCGGATTACTTGCCATGCACTCACCTTTTGAAGTGGCTTCCAAATTTGATATTTATCATACCTATAAGGCATATAAAGTGTTTTATCAAGCAAAGTAG
- a CDS encoding methylated-DNA--[protein]-cysteine S-methyltransferase gives MRYYIKYISPVADLYLVEERGQLVEISFHQLEHREEMEEKRTELLEEAERQLQEYFAGRLQHFDLPLHPQGTEFQKKVWKALMSIPYGETRSYGEIAKQIGKEKAVRAVGGANHVNPISIVIPCHRVIGKNGSLTGYGGGLKIKETLLTLERKKS, from the coding sequence ATGAGATATTATATAAAATACATTTCTCCGGTAGCGGATTTGTATTTGGTGGAAGAAAGAGGACAGCTTGTTGAAATTTCTTTTCATCAATTGGAACACCGGGAAGAGATGGAAGAAAAAAGAACGGAATTGTTGGAAGAAGCGGAAAGACAACTGCAAGAATATTTTGCAGGAAGATTGCAACATTTTGACTTGCCTTTGCATCCGCAGGGAACCGAATTTCAAAAGAAAGTATGGAAGGCTCTTATGAGCATTCCCTATGGAGAAACCAGAAGTTATGGAGAAATTGCAAAGCAGATAGGAAAGGAAAAGGCAGTTCGAGCAGTCGGAGGGGCGAATCATGTCAATCCCATTTCGATTGTGATTCCCTGTCATCGTGTGATTGGGAAAAATGGAAGTCTAACGGGGTATGGGGGAGGCTTGAAGATAAAAGAAACACTATTGACATTGGAAAGGAAAAAATCATGA
- a CDS encoding TM1266 family iron-only hydrogenase system putative regulator: protein MKKRVAVISAILENAIEHQAEFNEVIARFQKNIHGRMGIPFHQEGISVVSITMIGTMDEINAFTGKLGSIESVQVKTAISKKEIEELC, encoded by the coding sequence ATGAAAAAAAGAGTCGCAGTTATCAGTGCTATTTTAGAAAATGCGATAGAACATCAGGCGGAATTTAATGAAGTGATTGCAAGATTTCAAAAAAATATTCATGGAAGAATGGGAATTCCTTTTCATCAAGAGGGAATTTCCGTAGTGTCCATTACCATGATAGGGACTATGGATGAAATCAATGCTTTTACCGGAAAATTAGGAAGTATAGAGTCCGTACAGGTCAAGACAGCCATTTCCAAAAAAGAAATTGAGGAATTATGTTAG
- the hydE gene encoding [FeFe] hydrogenase H-cluster radical SAM maturase HydE, with amino-acid sequence MLVRQYIDELYEKNDLEEEKLLYILDHIQEQEIAYLQKKALQTKEKYYGKKIYLRALIEFTNYCKRECRYCGINRYNQKVERYRLSEEEILKTCEKAKELGFHTFVLQGGEDVYFQDELLVPLVKKIKKKYPDFALTLSVGERSRKSYQLLKEAGVDRFLLRHETIVPEIYKTLHPQSELRTRVECLEHLKSLGYQIGAGFMVGLPAYENKDYVKDLLFLKRLSPHMTGIGPFIPHHDTELGNEKAGSVEKTILILALVRLLLPKVLLPATTALGTVSEDGRLRGFASGANVVMPNITPVEFREKYTLYNGKKNTGEEAAEGLRQTCDMIEKNGYEVDMGRGDSKVRY; translated from the coding sequence ATGTTAGTACGACAATATATTGATGAATTATATGAAAAAAATGATTTAGAAGAAGAAAAATTGCTGTATATTTTGGATCATATTCAGGAACAAGAGATTGCTTATTTGCAGAAAAAGGCATTGCAAACGAAAGAAAAATATTACGGAAAAAAGATTTATTTGCGGGCTTTGATTGAATTTACCAATTATTGTAAGAGAGAATGTCGTTATTGCGGAATTAACCGATATAATCAAAAAGTGGAACGCTATCGTCTTTCAGAAGAAGAGATTTTAAAAACTTGTGAAAAAGCGAAAGAATTAGGTTTTCATACCTTTGTGTTACAAGGAGGGGAAGATGTTTATTTTCAAGATGAACTTCTTGTACCTCTAGTGAAGAAGATAAAGAAAAAATATCCGGACTTTGCTCTAACCTTATCTGTGGGAGAACGTTCCCGTAAAAGTTATCAGCTCTTAAAAGAAGCCGGTGTGGATCGCTTTCTTTTAAGACATGAGACCATTGTTCCGGAAATTTATAAAACATTGCATCCTCAATCGGAGCTTCGGACAAGAGTAGAATGTCTGGAACATTTAAAGAGTTTAGGATATCAGATTGGAGCAGGCTTTATGGTGGGATTACCTGCCTATGAAAATAAAGATTATGTGAAAGACTTATTATTTTTAAAGAGATTATCTCCACATATGACGGGAATCGGACCTTTTATTCCACATCACGATACGGAATTGGGAAATGAAAAAGCAGGAAGTGTGGAAAAAACGATTCTTATTTTGGCTTTGGTTCGTTTGTTGTTGCCAAAAGTTTTACTTCCTGCTACAACCGCTTTAGGAACAGTGAGTGAGGATGGAAGATTACGAGGGTTTGCTTCGGGAGCCAATGTGGTAATGCCGAACATTACTCCTGTTGAATTTCGAGAAAAATATACTTTGTACAATGGGAAAAAGAATACGGGAGAAGAAGCTGCCGAAGGATTACGGCAAACTTGTGACATGATTGAAAAAAATGGTTATGAAGTAGATATGGGTCGAGGAGACTCCAAAGTAAGATACTAA
- the hydG gene encoding [FeFe] hydrogenase H-cluster radical SAM maturase HydG: MEQKKEHMKVNREEIFRLLEEGKKVTREQISDILDRARRKEKITHLDIARLLYIEDKDLIQEMFEVAGKIKRDVYGNRVVLFAPLYVSDFCVNNCVYCGYKKENHFHRRKLTMDEVRKEVMILEEMGHKRLALEAGEDPVNCDIEYILDCIDTIYATYNKNGKIRRINVNIAATTVENYRRLQEKGIGTYILFQETFDEEVYRKVHPNCIKGNYDYHTTAFDRAMEAGIEDVGAGVLFGLADPRFEVLALMMQNEHLEKRFGVGFHTISVPRLRPAEGVNLKTFPHLLDDEMFKKIVTIIRIAVPYTGMILSTRESAEMREILLKYGISQVSAGSCTGVGGYEEHIQGKQVNQFQLADERSPRQVIEDLMEAGYIPSYCTSCYRTGRVGEKFMEIAKTEKIHNMCKPNALTTLLEYAVDYGDQELLQRVEGFVREQAAEIENISIQNFVLKNIDKLKAGERDLYL; encoded by the coding sequence ATGGAACAAAAGAAGGAACACATGAAGGTAAATCGAGAAGAAATTTTTCGATTGTTGGAAGAGGGAAAAAAGGTAACAAGGGAGCAAATCTCGGATATTTTGGATCGGGCAAGGCGAAAAGAAAAAATAACCCATTTGGATATCGCCAGATTATTGTATATAGAAGATAAGGATTTAATCCAAGAAATGTTTGAGGTTGCGGGGAAGATAAAACGAGATGTTTATGGCAACCGAGTAGTGCTGTTTGCTCCTCTCTATGTTAGCGATTTTTGTGTGAATAATTGTGTTTATTGCGGCTATAAGAAGGAAAATCATTTTCATCGAAGAAAATTAACGATGGATGAAGTTCGAAAAGAAGTTATGATTTTGGAAGAAATGGGGCATAAGCGATTGGCATTGGAGGCAGGAGAAGATCCTGTGAATTGTGATATAGAATATATTTTGGACTGTATTGATACTATTTATGCTACCTATAATAAGAATGGGAAAATTCGTAGAATCAATGTGAATATTGCTGCGACTACGGTCGAAAATTATCGAAGACTACAAGAAAAAGGAATTGGAACCTATATTTTATTTCAAGAAACTTTTGATGAAGAGGTGTATCGGAAGGTACATCCGAATTGTATCAAGGGAAATTACGACTATCATACCACCGCTTTTGACAGAGCCATGGAGGCGGGAATTGAAGATGTAGGAGCCGGCGTATTATTCGGCTTGGCAGATCCCCGCTTTGAAGTCTTGGCTCTTATGATGCAGAATGAACATTTGGAAAAGAGATTTGGAGTCGGCTTTCATACAATTTCCGTTCCGAGATTACGTCCGGCGGAGGGAGTGAATTTAAAAACCTTTCCTCATTTATTGGATGACGAAATGTTTAAAAAGATTGTTACGATTATTCGAATCGCAGTTCCTTATACCGGAATGATTTTATCCACCAGAGAAAGTGCCGAGATGAGAGAAATTTTATTGAAATATGGAATTTCTCAAGTGAGTGCAGGTTCCTGTACCGGCGTGGGAGGGTATGAGGAACATATTCAAGGGAAACAAGTCAATCAGTTTCAATTGGCAGATGAACGAAGTCCCAGACAGGTCATTGAAGATTTAATGGAGGCAGGCTATATTCCAAGTTATTGTACTTCCTGTTATCGAACCGGCAGGGTGGGAGAAAAATTTATGGAGATTGCCAAAACAGAAAAAATTCATAATATGTGTAAGCCCAATGCCCTGACTACTTTGTTGGAATATGCTGTAGATTACGGAGATCAGGAATTATTACAGCGGGTGGAAGGCTTTGTGAGAGAGCAGGCTGCAGAGATTGAAAATATTTCTATTCAAAATTTTGTGTTGAAAAATATTGATAAGTTAAAAGCAGGGGAAAGGGATTTATATCTATGA
- the hydF gene encoding [FeFe] hydrogenase H-cluster maturation GTPase HydF: MIQKTANANRKHIAFFGKRNAGKSSLFNLLLGEDFSLVSKQLGTTTDPVYKAMELVGYGPVRLIDTAGLDDIGELGELRVKKSKEVLQKIDMAIYVLDSSQEVTEEERKEAKRLFQRFHIPYVFVWNKRDMVGEILEAEWKEKYPEDIYLHIRPAEKKKQLVDCIVKKLELQEEDPSLIGDLLQYGDSIIVVIPIDSEAPKGRLILPQVQLLRDCLDYGIKSYVVRDTELAEALQELQGVKLVITDSQIFHRVASMVPSEIPLISFSILFARQKGELQDFLEGIEALKTLKEKEKAKVFIVESCSHTQSHEDIGRVKIPHLLKSKLNPKIEVVFQQGRSLEEDLTGIDVIIHCGSCMLTRKQMLNRIQIAREQKIPMTNYGIVLAYFAGILERSMDILKK, from the coding sequence ATGATACAAAAAACGGCAAATGCAAATCGAAAACACATTGCTTTTTTTGGAAAACGAAATGCGGGGAAGTCAAGTTTGTTTAATTTACTCTTGGGGGAAGATTTTTCTTTGGTGTCAAAGCAGTTGGGAACTACAACGGATCCTGTGTATAAGGCAATGGAACTGGTCGGTTATGGACCGGTTCGCTTGATTGATACCGCAGGATTGGATGACATTGGAGAATTGGGAGAGCTGCGAGTCAAAAAATCGAAAGAAGTTTTACAGAAAATAGATATGGCAATTTATGTCTTGGATTCCAGCCAAGAGGTCACAGAGGAAGAAAGAAAGGAAGCAAAACGATTGTTCCAACGCTTTCACATTCCCTATGTTTTTGTCTGGAATAAGCGAGATATGGTTGGAGAAATTTTGGAGGCTGAATGGAAGGAGAAATATCCGGAGGATATTTATCTGCATATCCGTCCGGCGGAAAAGAAAAAACAACTTGTGGATTGTATTGTCAAAAAATTGGAATTGCAGGAAGAGGATCCTTCTTTGATAGGGGATTTATTACAATATGGAGATAGTATTATTGTAGTCATTCCGATTGATAGCGAGGCTCCCAAAGGGCGTTTGATTTTGCCTCAGGTACAACTTTTACGGGATTGTCTGGATTATGGCATTAAAAGTTATGTGGTAAGAGATACGGAGTTGGCGGAAGCTTTACAAGAATTACAAGGGGTAAAATTGGTCATTACCGATTCTCAAATTTTCCACAGAGTAGCCTCTATGGTTCCTTCAGAAATTCCTTTAATTAGCTTTTCTATCCTATTTGCCAGACAAAAGGGAGAACTGCAAGATTTTTTAGAAGGAATAGAGGCATTAAAAACATTAAAAGAAAAAGAGAAAGCAAAAGTTTTCATTGTGGAAAGTTGTTCCCATACACAATCTCATGAGGACATTGGAAGGGTAAAAATTCCACATTTATTAAAAAGTAAATTAAATCCGAAAATAGAAGTGGTATTTCAGCAAGGAAGAAGCTTGGAAGAAGATTTGACAGGAATTGATGTCATCATTCATTGCGGTTCCTGTATGCTCACAAGGAAGCAAATGTTGAATCGAATACAAATAGCAAGGGAACAAAAAATTCCGATGACCAATTATGGAATTGTTTTAGCTTATTTTGCAGGAATTTTAGAGAGATCGATGGATATTTTAAAGAAATAA
- a CDS encoding exodeoxyribonuclease III, whose translation MKLISWNVNGIRACLKKGFMEYFQAQDADIFCLQETKCSAGQVELDLKGYHQYWNYAEKKGYSGTAIFTKKEPLSVSYGLGIEEHDQEGRVICLEFEDFYMVTVYTPNSKNELERLDYRMIWEDEFRKYLSKLNEKKPVVVCGDMNVAHEEIDLKNPKTNRRNAGFTDEERNKFTELLQAGFTDSFRYLYPNTLHAYSWWSYRANARKNNTGWRIDYFVVSNDWKEQIQEAEIHAEQEGSDHCPVALYLK comes from the coding sequence ATGAAGTTAATTTCATGGAATGTGAACGGGATTCGAGCCTGTTTGAAAAAAGGATTTATGGAGTATTTTCAGGCTCAAGATGCCGATATTTTTTGTTTACAGGAAACAAAATGCAGTGCGGGACAAGTGGAATTGGATTTGAAAGGCTATCATCAGTATTGGAACTATGCGGAAAAAAAAGGTTATTCCGGAACGGCTATTTTTACAAAAAAAGAGCCTCTTTCCGTTTCTTATGGTTTGGGGATAGAAGAACATGATCAAGAGGGAAGGGTAATTTGCTTAGAATTTGAGGATTTTTATATGGTAACCGTGTATACTCCGAATTCTAAAAATGAATTGGAACGTTTGGACTATCGAATGATATGGGAAGATGAATTCCGAAAGTATTTATCGAAGTTGAATGAGAAAAAACCGGTTGTAGTCTGTGGAGATATGAATGTGGCTCATGAAGAAATTGACTTGAAAAATCCAAAAACAAATCGTAGAAATGCAGGCTTTACCGATGAAGAAAGAAATAAATTTACAGAATTATTGCAGGCAGGATTCACGGATAGTTTCCGATATTTGTATCCGAACACCTTGCATGCCTATTCCTGGTGGTCTTATCGTGCCAATGCAAGAAAAAATAATACGGGGTGGAGAATTGACTATTTTGTCGTTTCGAATGATTGGAAAGAACAAATTCAGGAAGCGGAAATTCATGCGGAGCAAGAGGGATCGGATCATTGTCCGGTGGCACTATATTTAAAATAA
- a CDS encoding sirohydrochlorin cobaltochelatase: MKKQAILLIHFGTTHDDTREKTIDVFRKKVESLFPDCDVFEAFTSRMIIKRLKARGILRKNPLELLEELKGKGYTHIYVQSSHLLHGIEYENLREEITSYSSSFEKIAIGEALLHSVEDYKKIVSALTSRQPQSPKEAIVYIGHGTEHAANASYPMMRYVFVQEGHPEYFVGTVEGYPDISEVVKDIQREYGENLPSLVLKPFMFVAGEHAKNDIAIDWKENLEEAGFSVSKVVLEGLGEIPEIQDVFIKHLRESFQEKESIAEYKKKLS, from the coding sequence ATGAAAAAACAAGCGATATTGTTGATACACTTTGGAACAACTCATGATGATACGAGAGAAAAAACCATTGACGTTTTTCGAAAAAAGGTGGAAAGCTTATTTCCGGATTGTGATGTATTTGAGGCCTTTACTTCAAGAATGATTATTAAACGATTAAAAGCAAGAGGGATTCTTCGAAAAAATCCTTTGGAGCTTTTGGAAGAATTAAAGGGAAAAGGATATACACATATCTACGTACAAAGCAGTCATTTGTTGCATGGCATCGAATATGAAAATTTACGAGAGGAAATCACATCTTATAGCTCTTCCTTTGAAAAGATTGCAATAGGAGAGGCTTTGTTACATTCTGTGGAGGATTATAAGAAAATTGTTTCCGCTTTGACGAGTAGACAACCACAATCTCCAAAAGAAGCCATTGTCTATATCGGACATGGAACGGAACATGCAGCCAATGCAAGCTATCCTATGATGCGTTATGTTTTTGTGCAGGAAGGACATCCGGAATATTTTGTGGGAACTGTTGAAGGGTATCCGGACATCTCGGAAGTCGTAAAAGATATTCAACGAGAATATGGAGAAAATTTACCAAGTTTAGTGTTAAAACCATTTATGTTTGTTGCCGGAGAACATGCAAAAAATGACATTGCCATTGATTGGAAAGAAAATTTGGAAGAAGCGGGTTTTTCTGTTTCCAAAGTGGTATTGGAAGGTTTGGGAGAAATTCCGGAAATTCAAGATGTTTTTATCAAACATTTACGAGAAAGTTTTCAGGAAAAAGAATCGATTGCGGAATATAAAAAGAAATTGAGTTAG
- a CDS encoding DUF5655 domain-containing protein, translating to MSDINVFEIKPKVKELKGSSVILEKEIQNLIEQNMEEFFGIRFLATEYSITNGRMDSIGIDENNCPVIFEYKRSSSENIINQGLFYLDWLLDHKADFQLLVMNTLGKEVAKEIDWSAPCVFCIAKEFTKFDEHAVNQMQRNIKLVKYNKYGENLILFEHINVPVLKKDTVSKGKKVKQEKKASEKDNYDWESRIQKLPKEKQELYFSIRDYILSKGDDISENSLKNYIAFKRVKNFVCMLPYKNKISLYLKLNPSEEVLVEDFVRDVRTVGHWGTGDLEIIIQSKEDYEKAKIYLDRAYEKN from the coding sequence ATGTCAGACATCAATGTATTTGAAATCAAACCGAAAGTAAAAGAATTAAAAGGAAGTTCTGTGATTTTGGAAAAGGAAATCCAGAATTTGATTGAACAAAATATGGAAGAATTTTTTGGAATACGTTTCTTAGCTACTGAATATTCCATTACAAATGGAAGAATGGATAGTATTGGAATCGATGAGAATAATTGTCCTGTCATTTTTGAATATAAACGAAGCAGCTCTGAAAATATTATCAATCAAGGTTTATTTTACTTGGATTGGCTCTTGGATCACAAGGCAGACTTTCAATTGTTGGTCATGAATACTTTGGGAAAAGAGGTAGCAAAGGAAATTGACTGGTCAGCTCCCTGTGTTTTTTGTATTGCCAAAGAATTTACTAAATTTGATGAACATGCAGTGAATCAAATGCAGAGAAATATTAAGTTGGTAAAGTATAATAAATATGGAGAAAACTTGATTTTGTTTGAGCATATCAATGTTCCTGTTTTGAAAAAAGATACTGTTTCCAAAGGAAAAAAAGTAAAACAGGAAAAGAAAGCTTCTGAGAAGGACAACTATGATTGGGAAAGTAGGATTCAGAAATTACCGAAAGAAAAACAGGAACTTTATTTTTCCATTCGGGACTATATTCTTTCCAAAGGAGATGATATTTCTGAAAATTCATTAAAAAATTATATTGCTTTTAAGAGAGTAAAGAATTTTGTGTGTATGCTTCCCTATAAAAATAAGATTTCGCTTTATTTAAAATTAAATCCGAGCGAGGAAGTGTTAGTGGAAGATTTTGTAAGAGATGTCAGAACTGTAGGTCATTGGGGAACCGGAGATTTAGAAATTATCATTCAATCCAAAGAAGACTATGAAAAAGCAAAAATATATTTAGATAGAGCTTATGAAAAAAATTAA
- a CDS encoding KilA-N domain-containing protein has protein sequence MAKVKKETIEAKGFSIQIYTEDFKNDYISLTDIARYKNKEEPKDVVKNWLRVRDTIEFLGLWENIHNPNFKGVEFDSFRKESGSNAFTLSPQRWIENTNAIGMVSKSGRGGGTFAHPDIAMEFASWISPEFKLYIIQDYKRLKSDENSKLSLGWNLNREISKINYKIHTDAIKEYLLKDLTREQLSYKYASEADMLNVALFNKRAKQWHDENPNIKGNMRDYASLNELLVLSNMESYNAVLISKGMEQKERMTELRKLARTQLLSLEKLNVTGLKSLEDTSKK, from the coding sequence ATGGCAAAAGTAAAAAAAGAAACTATTGAAGCGAAAGGTTTTTCTATTCAAATTTACACGGAAGATTTTAAAAATGATTATATCAGCCTTACGGATATAGCAAGATATAAGAATAAGGAAGAACCGAAGGATGTTGTAAAGAATTGGTTAAGGGTAAGAGATACCATAGAATTTTTAGGATTATGGGAGAATATTCACAATCCAAATTTTAAAGGGGTCGAATTCGACTCCTTTAGAAAAGAATCAGGAAGCAACGCTTTTACTTTATCCCCACAAAGATGGATAGAAAATACAAATGCAATTGGAATGGTTTCAAAGTCAGGAAGAGGTGGAGGAACCTTTGCTCATCCTGATATTGCTATGGAATTTGCTTCTTGGATTTCACCTGAGTTTAAATTATATATTATTCAAGACTATAAAAGGCTGAAATCCGATGAAAATTCAAAATTATCATTAGGGTGGAATTTGAATCGAGAAATTTCGAAGATTAACTACAAAATCCATACAGATGCCATCAAGGAATATCTTTTAAAAGATTTAACAAGGGAGCAGCTATCCTATAAATATGCAAGTGAAGCGGATATGCTTAATGTAGCCCTTTTTAATAAACGAGCAAAACAATGGCATGATGAAAATCCGAACATAAAAGGAAATATGAGAGATTATGCAAGTCTGAATGAATTATTAGTACTTTCCAATATGGAAAGTTACAATGCAGTTTTAATCAGTAAAGGCATGGAGCAGAAAGAGAGAATGACAGAACTTAGAAAACTGGCAAGAACACAGTTATTGTCACTTGAAAAATTAAATGTTACAGGACTTAAAAGTTTAGAGGATACTTCTAAAAAATAA